A section of the Pseudomonas sp. FP453 genome encodes:
- the scpB gene encoding SMC-Scp complex subunit ScpB, producing MNLTEPRELAPLLEAFLLASGKPQSLERLFELFEEAERPEPPVFKKALEILRKSCDGRAFELREVASGYRLQIREKFSPWVGRLWEERPQRYSRAMLETMALIAYRQPITRGEIEDVRGVAVNSHIVKTLLEREWIRIVGYRDVPGKPAMFATTKVFLDHFNLKNLDDLPPLAELREMEPDPVLDFDDAPVPASLQELADASAEPEEPKDETSFHTLLLELDDMEQGIKTDFDDLLRDGAVEPEALENVEPEPEPEPEEDILGVAEAREKLLAAVAALEQPALSDEEAEARALAEAIEAERREFED from the coding sequence ATGAATCTGACTGAACCCCGCGAACTGGCCCCGTTGCTGGAGGCGTTTCTACTGGCCTCGGGCAAGCCGCAATCCCTGGAACGCCTGTTCGAACTCTTTGAAGAAGCCGAACGCCCCGAGCCGCCGGTGTTCAAGAAGGCGCTGGAGATCCTGCGCAAGTCCTGCGACGGCCGCGCCTTTGAGCTGCGGGAAGTGGCGTCGGGCTATCGCCTGCAGATCCGTGAGAAATTTTCCCCATGGGTCGGCCGCTTGTGGGAAGAGCGCCCGCAGCGTTATTCGCGGGCGATGCTGGAGACCATGGCGCTGATCGCCTATCGCCAGCCGATCACCCGGGGCGAGATCGAGGACGTGCGGGGTGTGGCGGTCAACAGTCATATCGTCAAGACCCTGCTGGAGCGCGAGTGGATTCGCATCGTTGGTTACCGTGACGTGCCCGGTAAGCCGGCGATGTTTGCCACCACCAAGGTGTTTCTTGACCACTTCAACCTGAAAAACCTCGACGACTTGCCGCCGCTGGCCGAGTTGCGCGAGATGGAGCCAGACCCGGTGCTGGACTTCGACGACGCGCCGGTGCCCGCCAGCCTGCAAGAGCTGGCGGATGCCAGCGCCGAGCCGGAAGAGCCGAAGGACGAAACCAGTTTCCACACCTTGTTGCTGGAATTGGATGACATGGAGCAGGGCATCAAGACTGACTTTGATGACTTGCTGCGTGATGGTGCCGTCGAGCCTGAGGCCCTTGAAAACGTTGAGCCCGAGCCAGAGCCTGAACCCGAAGAAGATATTCTCGGTGTGGCCGAAGCCCGCGAAAAACTCCTGGCCGCCGTCGCCGCCCTCGAACAGCCGGCCCTGAGCGACGAAGAAGCCGAAGCCCGTGCACTGGCTGAAGCCATCGAAGCTGAACGACGCGAGTTCGAAGACTGA
- a CDS encoding septation protein A: MKQFIDFIPLLLFFIVTKIDPRVIDIAGHPVSFGGIYSATAVLIISSIVVYGAIFISQRKLEKSQWLTLVACLVFGGLTLAFHSETFLKWKAPVVNWLFALVFIGSHFIGDRLLIKRIMGHALTLPEPVWTRLNVAWIVFFLFCGAANLFVAFTFQDYWVDFKVFGSLGMTVLFLVGQGIYLSRHLHDTAPTTPKTED; the protein is encoded by the coding sequence GTGAAACAATTCATCGACTTCATCCCGCTGTTGCTGTTTTTCATCGTTACCAAAATCGACCCCCGGGTCATCGATATCGCCGGCCACCCGGTGTCCTTCGGAGGCATCTACAGCGCCACCGCCGTCCTGATCATCAGTTCCATCGTCGTCTACGGCGCCATCTTCATCTCCCAGCGCAAGCTGGAAAAAAGCCAATGGCTGACCCTGGTCGCCTGCCTGGTCTTCGGCGGCCTGACCCTGGCCTTCCACAGCGAAACCTTCCTCAAATGGAAAGCGCCGGTGGTCAACTGGCTGTTCGCCCTGGTCTTTATCGGCAGCCACTTCATCGGTGACCGCTTGCTGATCAAGCGGATCATGGGCCATGCGCTGACCCTGCCAGAGCCGGTGTGGACACGCTTGAACGTCGCCTGGATCGTGTTTTTCCTGTTCTGCGGCGCCGCCAACCTGTTCGTGGCCTTTACCTTCCAGGACTACTGGGTCGACTTCAAAGTGTTCGGCAGCCTGGGCATGACCGTATTGTTCCTGGTCGGCCAGGGCATCTATCTGTCGCGCCACCTGCATGACACCGCCCCTACCACGCCAAAAACCGAGGACTGA
- a CDS encoding translation initiation factor 2, which translates to MRLRQLCLLAVVMIGATAHAEETPNTGNSTPLSLSAGSQISELQQRLKDSERQREELSKQLQNADATRESAQLSRLRQENQRLSQQLKETQGGALTRWLTEQQQWFVTGGAVALIALLCGIFASGGHRRRRQWLN; encoded by the coding sequence ATGCGCTTACGTCAGTTGTGTCTGTTGGCAGTGGTAATGATCGGGGCTACGGCCCACGCTGAAGAAACCCCGAATACCGGCAATTCGACGCCGCTGTCGTTGAGTGCCGGCAGCCAGATCAGCGAGTTGCAGCAACGCTTGAAAGACAGCGAGCGGCAACGTGAAGAACTGAGCAAGCAACTGCAGAACGCGGATGCCACCCGCGAAAGCGCGCAACTAAGTCGCCTTCGCCAAGAGAACCAACGCCTGTCCCAGCAACTCAAAGAGACACAGGGCGGTGCCTTGACCCGTTGGCTGACCGAGCAACAACAGTGGTTTGTCACCGGTGGGGCCGTCGCACTGATCGCCTTGCTGTGCGGGATCTTCGCCAGCGGTGGGCACCGTCGCCGTCGACAATGGCTAAATTGA
- a CDS encoding response regulator transcription factor — MSELLLIDDDQELCELLTSWLSQEGFQVRACHDGLSARKALADTAPAAVVLDVMLPDGSGLELLKQLRSDHPDLPVLMLSARGEPLDRILGLELGADDYLAKPCDPRELTARLRAVLRRSHPAAVSTQMELGDLCFSPVRGVVSIDEQEFTLTVSESRLLEALLRQPGEPLDKQELAQIALGRKLTLYDRSLDMHVSNLRKKIGPHPDGRPRIVALRSRGYYYSL, encoded by the coding sequence ATGAGCGAGCTGTTACTGATAGATGATGACCAGGAGCTCTGTGAGCTGCTGACCAGTTGGTTGAGCCAGGAAGGCTTCCAGGTGCGCGCCTGCCATGACGGCTTGAGTGCGCGTAAAGCCTTGGCCGACACGGCGCCTGCCGCCGTGGTGCTGGATGTGATGCTGCCCGATGGCAGCGGCCTGGAGCTGCTCAAGCAATTGCGCAGCGACCACCCGGACTTGCCCGTGCTGATGCTGTCGGCCCGGGGCGAACCGCTGGACCGCATCCTCGGCCTGGAACTCGGCGCCGACGACTACCTGGCCAAGCCTTGTGACCCTCGCGAACTGACCGCGCGCCTGCGCGCGGTACTGCGCCGCAGCCACCCCGCGGCTGTCTCGACGCAGATGGAACTGGGCGACCTGTGCTTCAGCCCGGTGCGCGGCGTGGTCAGCATCGACGAGCAGGAATTCACCCTCACCGTCTCCGAAAGCCGCCTGCTGGAAGCCTTGCTGCGCCAGCCCGGCGAGCCGCTGGACAAACAGGAACTGGCGCAGATCGCCCTGGGCCGCAAGCTGACGCTTTACGACCGCAGCCTGGACATGCACGTCAGCAACCTGCGCAAAAAGATCGGCCCGCACCCGGATGGCCGGCCACGGATCGTGGCGTTGCGTAGCCGTGGTTACTACTACAGCCTCTAG
- a CDS encoding CoA transferase: protein MTDLLTPIQAALALPHTPLAVTEAGALPSAFAVTELASASLGAAGQAVAQLIQQQTGRLPGVSVDRRLASFWFSSSIRPLGWQVPPLWDTVAGDYASADGWIRLHTNAPHHRAAAERILGKVADRDEMASKVAQWNAAELEQAIVDEGGCAAQMRSWQAWQAHPQGLAVNAEALVQRQTVTTTSDKPWLGSVARPLAGIKVLDLTRVLAGPVASRFLAGLGADVLRIDSPTWDEAGVVPEMTLGKRCARLDLKSPEGRQVFEALLKDTDILFHGYRADALEHLGYTATELQQIAPGLIDVSLNAYGWSGPWRNRRGFDSLVQMSSGIADAGMAWKQADKPVPLPLQALDHATGYLMAASAIQALSERLNTGCGGSARLSLARTAALLVEAGQVPPQPALRAEQASDQGLLVEQTAWGPAHRLLAPVTISGTPLQWDLPAGELGSHRAQW, encoded by the coding sequence ATGACTGACCTGCTGACTCCCATCCAAGCCGCACTCGCGCTACCCCACACCCCGCTGGCCGTTACCGAGGCCGGCGCCCTGCCCTCGGCCTTTGCCGTCACCGAACTGGCCAGCGCCAGCCTCGGCGCTGCGGGCCAGGCGGTGGCGCAGTTGATCCAGCAACAGACCGGGCGTTTGCCCGGTGTCAGCGTGGACCGGCGCCTCGCCTCCTTCTGGTTCTCGTCCTCGATCCGCCCGCTGGGCTGGCAAGTACCGCCGCTGTGGGACACGGTGGCCGGCGATTACGCCAGCGCCGATGGCTGGATTCGCCTGCACACCAACGCACCTCATCACCGCGCGGCCGCCGAACGTATCCTCGGCAAGGTCGCCGACCGCGACGAAATGGCCAGCAAGGTTGCCCAATGGAACGCCGCCGAACTGGAGCAGGCGATTGTCGATGAGGGCGGCTGTGCCGCGCAGATGCGCTCATGGCAAGCCTGGCAGGCGCACCCGCAGGGCTTGGCCGTGAATGCCGAGGCGTTGGTGCAGCGTCAGACCGTGACAACCACCTCCGACAAACCCTGGCTCGGCTCAGTCGCACGACCACTGGCGGGCATCAAGGTGCTCGACCTGACCCGCGTCCTGGCCGGCCCGGTGGCCAGTCGCTTCCTCGCCGGCCTTGGCGCCGACGTGCTGCGCATCGATTCGCCGACCTGGGACGAAGCCGGCGTGGTGCCGGAAATGACCCTGGGCAAACGCTGCGCGCGCCTCGACCTGAAAAGCCCCGAGGGCCGGCAGGTATTCGAAGCACTCCTCAAGGACACTGACATTCTGTTCCACGGCTACCGCGCCGACGCCCTGGAACACCTGGGCTACACCGCCACTGAATTACAGCAGATCGCCCCGGGCCTGATCGACGTGAGCCTCAATGCCTACGGCTGGAGCGGCCCGTGGCGCAATCGCCGCGGGTTCGACAGCCTGGTGCAGATGAGCAGCGGGATTGCCGATGCGGGGATGGCCTGGAAACAGGCGGATAAACCGGTGCCGCTGCCGTTGCAGGCGCTGGATCACGCCACCGGGTACTTGATGGCGGCCAGTGCGATCCAGGCCTTGAGCGAGCGCTTGAACACCGGATGCGGCGGTTCGGCGCGCTTGTCGCTGGCGCGCACGGCGGCGTTGTTGGTAGAGGCTGGGCAAGTGCCGCCGCAACCGGCGTTGCGGGCGGAGCAGGCAAGTGATCAAGGTTTGCTGGTGGAACAGACGGCCTGGGGGCCGGCCCATCGATTGCTGGCGCCGGTGACAATCAGCGGCACGCCGTTGCAGTGGGATTTGCCGGCTGGGGAATTGGGGTCACACCGGGCTCAGTGGTGA
- a CDS encoding HAMP domain-containing sensor histidine kinase, with amino-acid sequence MRSLFWRILASFWLAIALVAGLSILLGHMLNQDGWILSRHPGLANLPEEWAQLYESQGEDAAQELLQQRKRQYHIDVQVLNESGEPVVRGTFPRRSAAFEARQNDSKDGHLPWRRLTAEYTSEKTGDTYLLIYRIPHPELDAWHRSSLLWPLSALAIALVVLTLFSLLVTLSITRPLSRLRGAVHDLGQATYQQNSLARLANRRDEFGVLATDFNRMGARLQSLIGSQRQLLRDVSHELRSPLARLRIALALAERASPEEREKLWPRLTRECDRLEALISEILVLARVDADNASAEDVDLDPLLKALQKDALLSAPEQKVQLSGDSDLHLKGWPTMIERAVDNLLRNAQRFNPADQPIELHAQRQGERILISVRDHGPGVDAEHLSQLGEPFYRAPGQTAQGHGLGLAIARRAAERHGGSLILANHPGGGFIASIELPLEPGVVTPA; translated from the coding sequence GTGCGCTCATTGTTCTGGCGGATCCTGGCCAGTTTCTGGCTGGCCATCGCTCTGGTTGCCGGGTTGTCGATCCTGCTCGGGCACATGCTCAACCAGGACGGCTGGATTCTCAGCCGCCACCCCGGCCTCGCCAACCTGCCCGAAGAATGGGCGCAACTCTACGAATCCCAGGGCGAAGACGCCGCCCAGGAGTTGCTGCAACAGCGCAAGCGCCAGTACCACATCGACGTGCAGGTGCTCAATGAAAGCGGCGAGCCGGTGGTGCGTGGCACGTTCCCGCGGCGCTCGGCTGCGTTCGAAGCCCGGCAGAATGACAGCAAAGACGGCCATCTGCCGTGGCGCCGCCTGACCGCCGAGTACACCAGCGAAAAAACCGGCGACACCTACCTGCTGATCTACCGCATCCCCCACCCGGAACTGGACGCCTGGCACCGCAGCAGCCTGTTGTGGCCATTGAGCGCGCTGGCGATTGCCCTGGTGGTGCTGACGTTGTTCAGCTTGCTGGTGACGCTGTCCATCACCCGCCCCTTGAGCCGTTTGCGCGGCGCAGTGCATGACCTCGGCCAAGCCACCTACCAGCAAAACAGCCTGGCGCGCCTGGCCAACCGCCGCGACGAGTTCGGCGTCCTCGCCACCGACTTCAACCGCATGGGCGCGCGCCTGCAAAGCCTGATCGGCAGCCAGCGCCAATTGCTGCGCGACGTCTCCCACGAACTGCGCTCGCCCCTGGCCCGCCTGCGTATCGCCCTGGCCCTGGCCGAGCGCGCCAGCCCCGAAGAACGGGAAAAACTCTGGCCGCGCCTGACCCGCGAATGCGACCGCCTCGAAGCCTTGATCAGTGAAATCCTCGTCCTGGCCCGCGTCGATGCCGACAACGCCAGCGCCGAGGACGTCGATCTCGACCCGTTGCTCAAGGCCCTGCAAAAAGACGCCCTGCTCAGCGCGCCCGAGCAAAAGGTGCAACTGAGCGGCGACAGCGACCTGCACCTCAAGGGCTGGCCGACCATGATCGAACGCGCCGTGGACAACCTGCTGCGCAATGCCCAGCGCTTCAACCCAGCGGATCAGCCCATCGAATTGCATGCCCAGCGCCAGGGCGAGCGCATCCTGATCAGCGTGCGCGACCACGGCCCCGGCGTCGACGCCGAGCACCTGAGCCAACTGGGCGAACCGTTTTACCGCGCCCCCGGCCAGACCGCCCAAGGCCACGGCCTGGGCCTGGCAATCGCACGCCGCGCAGCCGAGCGTCACGGCGGCAGCCTGATCCTGGCCAATCACCCGGGCGGTGGTTTTATCGCCAGCATCGAGCTGCCGCTGGAGCCTGGAGTTGTCACACCGGCCTGA
- a CDS encoding Spy/CpxP family protein refolding chaperone has product MRKTLIALMFAAALPTVAMAAMPDGRGPMGGPEGHMMGGPGHGGEHGPRGKGGPFSQLDLSKEQREQIGKLMGDQWHARKDLTKKYLDKLPAAEQKAMQDEIAAGKQKTQADIRAVLKPDQQKKFDEIVKKQAERRAEWKEFQAWKAQQPQKAQ; this is encoded by the coding sequence ATGCGCAAGACCCTTATCGCTTTGATGTTCGCCGCTGCCCTGCCCACCGTTGCCATGGCGGCAATGCCCGACGGCCGCGGCCCGATGGGCGGCCCGGAAGGCCACATGATGGGCGGCCCGGGCCACGGCGGTGAACACGGTCCGCGTGGCAAAGGCGGCCCCTTCAGCCAGCTGGACTTGAGCAAAGAGCAGCGCGAGCAAATCGGCAAGCTGATGGGCGACCAATGGCACGCTCGCAAAGACCTGACCAAAAAGTACCTGGACAAGCTCCCGGCCGCTGAGCAGAAAGCCATGCAGGACGAGATCGCCGCCGGCAAGCAGAAAACCCAGGCGGATATCCGCGCCGTGCTGAAACCCGATCAACAGAAGAAATTCGACGAGATCGTCAAGAAACAAGCCGAGCGCCGTGCCGAGTGGAAGGAATTCCAGGCCTGGAAAGCGCAACAGCCGCAAAAAGCGCAATAA
- a CDS encoding L-threonylcarbamoyladenylate synthase, with amino-acid sequence MSQFFQIHPENPQARLIKQAVEIIRAGGVVIYPTDSSYAIGCQIGDKGAVERVRRLRQLDDKHNFALICSDLSQLGLFAKVDTGTFRLLKAHTPGPYTFILNATREVPRLLLHPKKRTIGLRVPEHPIALALLAELGEPLMSVSLIMPGDSEPLEDPYEMRQLLEKQVDLIIDGGFGGNKASTVINLADGEPEVIRVGCGDPAPFMVEA; translated from the coding sequence GTGAGTCAATTCTTCCAGATTCACCCGGAGAACCCCCAGGCGCGCCTGATCAAACAGGCCGTGGAGATCATTCGCGCCGGTGGCGTGGTGATCTATCCAACGGACTCGTCCTACGCCATCGGTTGCCAGATCGGCGACAAGGGCGCGGTCGAGCGTGTACGACGCTTGCGTCAATTGGACGACAAGCACAACTTCGCGCTGATCTGCAGCGACCTGTCCCAGTTGGGCCTGTTCGCCAAGGTCGACACCGGCACCTTCCGCCTGCTCAAGGCGCACACGCCGGGCCCCTACACCTTTATTCTCAACGCCACCCGCGAAGTGCCGCGCCTGTTGCTGCACCCGAAGAAACGCACCATCGGCCTGCGGGTGCCCGAGCATCCCATCGCCCTGGCGTTGCTGGCGGAGCTGGGCGAACCGCTGATGAGCGTGTCGCTGATCATGCCCGGTGACAGCGAGCCGCTGGAAGATCCGTACGAAATGCGCCAGCTCCTGGAAAAACAGGTCGACCTGATCATCGACGGTGGTTTCGGCGGCAACAAGGCCTCCACCGTGATCAACCTGGCCGATGGCGAGCCGGAAGTGATCCGCGTCGGTTGCGGCGATCCGGCGCCGTTCATGGTCGAGGCCTGA
- the rluB gene encoding 23S rRNA pseudouridine(2605) synthase RluB, translated as MNDKDQNDSQEIGPAGEKLQKVLARIGVGSRRDVEAWITQKRIKVNGVEATLGQRVDLHDAITIDGKVIKREEAAESVRRVIMYNKPDGEICTRDDPEGRPTVFDKMPKPKEGRWINIGRLDINTTGLLMFTTDGELANRLMHPSYEMDREYAVRVRGEVDDEMIERLKAGVVLEDGPAKFTDIKQAPGGEGFNHWYHCVVMEGRNREVRRLWESQGLVVSRLKRVRFGPVFLNSDLPMGRWREMSQYEVDILSAEVGLTPVAMPQMNAKSKDKLERMQRKSSRPVARTERVARTVRPALDAPATGGRISRQPHIEGERRPTAPSRQEGERAPRTPRPAPAGGRSNRGEAERPADNASTKRPAKPAANKRPGPKLVADEPSGKRRGAPAGSGQRPGFGRKKP; from the coding sequence ATGAACGACAAAGACCAGAACGACAGCCAGGAAATCGGCCCAGCAGGTGAAAAACTGCAAAAGGTGCTGGCGCGTATCGGCGTGGGCTCGCGCCGCGACGTCGAAGCCTGGATCACCCAGAAGCGCATCAAGGTCAACGGCGTCGAGGCCACCCTCGGCCAGCGCGTCGACCTGCACGATGCAATCACCATCGATGGCAAGGTCATCAAGCGTGAAGAGGCCGCCGAATCGGTGCGCCGCGTGATCATGTACAACAAGCCCGATGGCGAGATCTGCACCCGTGACGACCCGGAAGGCCGTCCGACCGTGTTCGACAAGATGCCTAAGCCCAAAGAAGGCCGCTGGATCAACATCGGTCGCCTCGACATCAACACCACCGGCTTGCTGATGTTCACCACCGACGGTGAACTGGCCAACCGCCTGATGCACCCGTCCTACGAGATGGACCGCGAATACGCCGTGCGTGTACGTGGCGAAGTCGATGACGAGATGATCGAGCGCTTGAAAGCCGGCGTGGTGCTGGAAGACGGCCCGGCCAAGTTCACCGACATCAAGCAGGCGCCAGGCGGCGAAGGTTTCAACCACTGGTACCACTGCGTGGTGATGGAAGGTCGTAACCGTGAAGTCCGTCGCCTGTGGGAATCCCAGGGCCTGGTGGTCAGCCGCCTGAAGCGCGTGCGTTTCGGCCCGGTGTTCCTGAACTCCGACCTGCCGATGGGCCGCTGGCGCGAAATGAGCCAGTACGAAGTCGACATCCTCAGTGCCGAAGTGGGCCTGACGCCGGTGGCCATGCCGCAGATGAACGCCAAGAGCAAAGACAAGCTTGAGCGTATGCAGCGTAAATCGTCGCGTCCTGTTGCGCGTACCGAGCGCGTTGCGCGGACCGTGCGCCCGGCGCTGGATGCGCCGGCCACGGGCGGGCGTATTTCCCGCCAACCGCACATCGAAGGCGAGCGTCGTCCAACCGCGCCATCGCGCCAGGAAGGCGAACGTGCTCCACGCACGCCGCGTCCGGCCCCGGCCGGTGGTCGCAGCAACCGTGGTGAGGCCGAGCGCCCGGCCGACAACGCCAGCACCAAGCGTCCAGCCAAGCCAGCGGCGAACAAGCGCCCTGGCCCGAAACTGGTCGCGGACGAGCCGTCGGGCAAGCGCCGTGGCGCCCCGGCCGGTTCGGGTCAGCGTCCTGGTTTTGGTCGCAAGAAGCCTTGA
- a CDS encoding YciI family protein: MLYAIIATDVANSLDKRLSVRPAHVERLKQLQAEGRLVLAGPHPAVDSNDPADAGFTGSLIVAEFASLADAQAWAKADPYIAAGVYADVVIKPFKQVLP; encoded by the coding sequence ATGCTCTACGCCATCATTGCCACCGACGTCGCCAACTCGCTGGATAAACGCCTGAGCGTGCGCCCGGCCCATGTCGAGCGCCTCAAGCAGCTGCAAGCCGAAGGCCGCCTCGTCCTGGCCGGCCCGCACCCGGCCGTAGACAGCAATGACCCGGCCGACGCCGGTTTCACCGGTAGCCTGATCGTCGCCGAGTTTGCGTCCCTGGCTGACGCCCAGGCCTGGGCCAAGGCCGATCCGTATATCGCCGCCGGCGTTTATGCCGACGTGGTGATCAAGCCGTTCAAGCAAGTCCTGCCTTGA
- a CDS encoding PHP domain-containing protein, whose amino-acid sequence MNVDLHCHSTASDGALAPAVLVARAFEKGVRVLALTDHDTLEGLDEAREAAQALGMQLVNGVELSCTWGGATIHVLGYGFDQTAAPLVAAIAALHDGRWLRSEEISRKLSLKGMPNALDGARAIQQELGDSGNAPARPHFADWMVREGFVKDRAEAFRKWLGAGKLGDVKQHWPTLEDTVATLRAAGAWVSLAHPWHYDFTRSKRRKLISDYIGAGGHAIEVVNGHQPAEQVGSLAILAREFGLLVSAGSDFHGPGGWSEIGEYRQVPEDLPLLSGRFKHDPITATV is encoded by the coding sequence GTGAATGTTGATTTGCACTGCCACAGCACGGCCTCCGACGGCGCCCTGGCGCCCGCGGTACTGGTTGCGCGTGCGTTTGAAAAAGGCGTGCGAGTCCTGGCGTTGACCGACCACGACACCCTCGAAGGCCTCGACGAAGCTCGCGAAGCCGCGCAGGCCCTGGGCATGCAACTGGTCAACGGCGTGGAATTGTCCTGCACCTGGGGCGGCGCCACCATTCATGTGCTCGGCTACGGTTTCGACCAGACGGCCGCGCCGCTGGTGGCCGCCATCGCCGCTTTGCACGATGGCCGCTGGCTGCGCTCCGAAGAAATCAGCCGCAAACTCAGCCTCAAGGGCATGCCCAACGCCCTCGACGGCGCCCGGGCGATCCAGCAGGAACTCGGTGACAGCGGCAACGCCCCGGCCCGCCCGCACTTCGCCGATTGGATGGTGCGCGAGGGGTTCGTCAAGGACCGCGCCGAGGCCTTCCGCAAATGGCTGGGCGCCGGCAAGCTGGGTGACGTCAAGCAACACTGGCCGACCCTCGAAGACACCGTCGCCACCTTGCGCGCCGCCGGGGCCTGGGTCAGCCTGGCGCACCCGTGGCATTACGATTTCACCCGCAGCAAGCGTCGCAAGCTGATCAGCGACTATATTGGAGCGGGCGGCCACGCGATCGAAGTGGTCAATGGGCATCAACCCGCTGAACAGGTCGGCAGCCTGGCTATTCTTGCCCGCGAATTTGGTCTGCTGGTCAGCGCCGGCAGTGATTTTCATGGCCCAGGTGGGTGGTCCGAAATCGGCGAGTATCGCCAGGTACCTGAAGACCTGCCGCTCTTGTCGGGGCGATTCAAGCATGACCCCATTACTGCCACCGTCTGA
- a CDS encoding ScpA family protein: protein MEVFLEAFEGPLDLLLYLIRKQNINILDIPVAEITRQYMGYVELMQSVRLELAAEYLVMAAMLAEIKSRMLLPRSETVEAEEDDPRAELIRRLQEYERFKAAAEGIDGLSRVGRDVVVPKLDAPEARARKLLPDVSLEELLMSMAEVLRRGDMFESHQVSREALSTRERMSDVLERLKGGGFVPFVELFTKEEGRLGVVVTFMAVLELVKESLVELVQNEPFAAIHVRARAE from the coding sequence CTGGAAGTCTTCCTCGAAGCCTTCGAAGGCCCGCTGGACTTGCTGCTGTACCTGATCCGCAAGCAGAACATCAACATCCTCGACATCCCGGTGGCGGAAATCACCCGCCAGTACATGGGCTATGTGGAATTGATGCAGTCGGTGCGCCTGGAACTGGCCGCCGAGTACCTGGTGATGGCCGCCATGCTCGCCGAGATCAAGTCGCGCATGCTGCTGCCGCGTTCGGAGACGGTGGAAGCCGAGGAAGACGACCCGCGCGCCGAGCTGATCCGCCGCCTGCAAGAGTACGAGCGCTTCAAGGCGGCTGCCGAAGGTATCGATGGCTTGAGCCGCGTCGGCCGCGATGTGGTGGTGCCCAAGCTGGATGCCCCCGAGGCCCGCGCGCGCAAGTTGTTGCCGGATGTGAGCCTGGAAGAACTGCTGATGTCCATGGCCGAGGTGCTGCGCCGTGGCGATATGTTTGAGAGCCACCAGGTCAGCCGCGAGGCGCTGTCGACCCGCGAGCGCATGAGCGATGTGCTGGAACGCCTCAAGGGCGGTGGTTTCGTGCCGTTTGTCGAGCTGTTCACCAAAGAAGAAGGGCGCCTGGGGGTAGTGGTGACCTTTATGGCGGTGCTTGAACTGGTCAAGGAATCCTTGGTCGAGCTGGTCCAGAATGAGCCTTTTGCGGCTATCCACGTGCGGGCGCGAGCCGAATAA